A genomic segment from Capra hircus breed San Clemente chromosome 7, ASM170441v1, whole genome shotgun sequence encodes:
- the LOC102175205 gene encoding LOW QUALITY PROTEIN: 60S ribosomal protein L7a (The sequence of the model RefSeq protein was modified relative to this genomic sequence to represent the inferred CDS: deleted 1 base in 1 codon) — translation MPKGKKAKGKKVAPAPAVVKKQEAKKVVNPLFEKRPKNFGIGQDIQPKRDLTRFVKWPRYIRLQRQRAILYKRLKVPPAINQFTQALDRQTATQLLKLAHKYRPETKQEKKQRLLARAEKKAAGKGDVPTKRPPVLRAGVNTVTTLVENKKAQLVVIAHDVDPIELVVFLPALCRKMGVPYCIIKGKARLGRLVHRKTCTAMAFTQVNSEDKSALAKLVEAIRTNYNDRYDEIRRHWGGNVLGPKSVARIAKLEKAKAKELATKLG, via the exons ATGCCGAAGGGAAAGAAGGCCAAGGGGAAGAAGgtggccccggccccggccgtgGTGAAGAAGCAGGAGGCCAAGAAGGTGGTCAACCCCCTGTTCGAGAAGAGGCCCAAGAATTTTGGCATTGGACAGGACATCCAACCCAAGAGGGACCTCACCCGCTTTGTCAAATGGCCCCGCTACATCCGGCTGCAGCGGCAAAGGGCTATTCTCTATAAGCGGCTGAAAGTGCCTCCTGCGATTAACCAGTTCACCCAGGCCCTGGACCGACAGACAGCTACTCAGCTGCTTAAGCTGGCCCACAAGTACAGGCCGGAGACGAAGCAGGAGAAGAAGCAGAGGCTGCTGGCCCGAGCTGAGAAGAAGGCTGCCGGCAAAGGTGATGTCCCCACCAAGAGGCCGCCTGTCCTCCGAGCAGGGGTCAACACTGTCACCACCCTGGTGGAGAACAAGAAGGCGCAGCTGGTGGTGATCGCTCACGACGTGGATCCCATCGAGCTCGTGGTCTTCCTGCCCGCCCTGTGCCGCAAGATGGGGGTCCCCTACTGCATCATCAAGGGCAAGGCCCGGCTGGGGCGCCTGGTCCACAGGAAGACGTGC ACCGCCATGGCCTTCACGCAGGTCAACTCGGAGGACAAGAGTGCCCTGGCGAAGCTGGTGGAGGCCATCAGGACCAATTACAATGACAGATACGACGAGATCCGTCGTCACTGGGGAGGCAATGTCCTGGGGCCGAAGTCAGTGGCTCGCATCGCCaagctagaaaaggcaaaggcCAAAGAGCTGGCCACCAAGCTGGGCTGA